AGTCTGCTCACCCAAGGGCTACAGGAACAAAAGAGACtctaaaaacatgaaaagaaaaatgtacattGGCTCAGCTGGCTGGGACCAGTTTAGGGCATTCAAAATGCAATAGTGCCTTTGGATTCTTCTAACAggtgctggttttgcctggttTTATCTTTCCTAACAATGTTAAATGACATTCAGTACCCTTCAGAATCAGACTTTGCTATCTTTTTTCTACTTTACTGTATTTAAGAAATATATGAGAAGGCATGAGTTATTAATATTATAATTTATTGCTATATTTTAATGCTGTGACAGAATCAAATACAACCAGCTGCAGTGAGTTGCACTGATTCTATTTCTTTCATATAATAACAGTATGGCCAAACTAGaacattaaaaacaatattttctagTAGGGAGTAAATAGGGAAGTAAACAcctccatctttaaaaaaaacctctttagaGCAACAGAGGTAAACACGTTGTCAGAAATGATCCTGCAGTGTGAAGGAAATTCACTGAGTAAGGTAATGGAGATTTTCCAGCAAATTCTTGTAATTACTCACCTATCACAGAATTTTAACAAGTTGCTTGGAGTTACCTTACCAACCAACATAAAAAAAGtttgcctgctttgcttctttTGCTGGTTGCTCAGAAGCAATTAACCAGTAAAAACTTGTTGGTCACTGATTTGTCGTTCCTACAGTAGGAGTTGCACTCAAATGAAGATAGCACTGAAGCCAGAAAATCTTAACCTTTGTACCTAAGTTTACTCTGATGAAATTTACTCTTTTCAACAAGCACTCTCATGAAAGCAAAGTAATGCATAGTCATAAATCTTTGCAAGACTGATACCTGAATTCCTGTTACAGGATTGGACTTTATATTGCTGATATTGAGCTCTGCTCCAGAGGACAGTGAAGTCAGGTGGAGAGCCTCCCAATGACTTCCACAAGATATAAATAAAGCTTAAAATGAGCACTGAGCatcctgattattttttatggCTCTTGCTAGATAACTTCCACTAGACCTGCaggatttcaaaataaatgatcaatattaaaatgtaaagaaagcTTTAAGGACGTATTTGGCAGCAAGTTGAGGTCTGCACTTAGTCTGGACGGTGGAAGTTCACGGAGGGCGGTGGCGATGGAAGGGTGTAACGGAGCCAGGCAGCACGCACTTCACCACTAGGGCGAAGTTTAGTCAGAGGGAATGAATAACCATCTGGCTGCATGTAGGGAAGTAAGATGATGAGGGTTATGACTGAAGTAGTATGTGTAAGGCTGCCAGCTATGTGGTTCTGAGTCTTTAAAGACAGGCAGCGTCCTCACATTCAAAAGCTGATGAGGGCTGTAGGGATTCCCCTCAGTCACTTGCAGATGAGCTGACTGATGAAGGGTTATTTGGGTTATCTGCTTATCGTGTTGATTAATAACATCTGTTCCACAGCTGATAATATTAAGAACTGTACATCTATACCAGGGAGTGAAAACAGACAGTGCTGTTTAACTCCTTTGAGATGTATGGCATAGGCGAGTCCTCTCAACCAGCGGCCTGCCTTTGTCCCTTTTGCCTGCCCTGAAAGGAATCAggatcacaggatcacagaacggttggggttggaagggacctctggagatcatctcatccgacccccctgcttgagcaggcacacctagagcagggggcacaggaacgcgtccaggtgggttttgaatgtctccagggaaggagagtccacaacctccctgggcagcctgtgccactgctctgtcgcCCTCACaagaaagaagcttttcctcatgtttaggtggaacttcctgtgttccaacttgtgcccattgccccttgtcctgtcattgggcaccactgaaaagtctggccccatcctcttgatacccaccctttagatatttataagcattggtaagatcccccctcagtcttctcttctccaggctgtacaaacccaggtctttcagcctttcctcataagggagatgctccattCCCCTGATCGGttttgtagctctccactggacttgctcaagcagttccctgtccttcttaaactggggaccccagacctggatgcagtactccagatgtggcctcattcgggcggagcagagggggagaataacctccctcgacctgcgGGCCACATTCCTTTTTATGCAACCCAGGGATGTGCCTCTGTGGCCTGTCCAGAAGGGCACCATTTCCCACCCCCTTGCTGCTGTAAATGGTGGCCAGCAGGGACGGACCCGGGCCTGGTGGAGCAGAAGCGGCGCTCCACACGCATGGGGCAGGAGGACCAGGAGCATCCAGAGGGGCCGAGCTGTTAGGGAGGAGCAGCCCTGATGGTGGAGGGCATGAATTTAAGCGCGTTGTTCATCATGCACCAGGGCCACCTCGACCTGCGGGGCAGGGCACCTAGAGGGAGGCACAATCCCCTTCTCAGCCTCTCAAATGCGAATGGTGGCACCCGGCAGACCCGGGCGCTGGGGACGTGGCAGCTCGGGGCACGCAGGTTGCCGGCTTGGCTCGCTTTTCCCGGCGAAGCAGGACGAACGGCGGGCTGTCCCTCGCCCGGGGAAAACTACAGCGCCCGTCGGCCCCTGCGCGCCGCCCCCACCTTTCCCGCCTCTCGCCGTTATCGCCTGCCTCCTGTCAGCGAGGAGCCGGACCCGGCTCGCCCTAGAAGGGCTGCCGCCTCGGAGAAGCGGGGTGCTGCAGCTGACAGCCGCCTTCGGCGGGCGGCGGGGTggagcggggcggccccggcccccttCATCCCTGTCTCGGTCCCGTGCGGGGGAGCGGCGTCCCCGTAGCCTCCGCTGCCCCGTCCCGTCCGGTCCCGTCGCCTCTGCGGCTCATGAGGTGAAGATGGTGATCCGCGTCTTCGTCGCCTCCTCCTCGGGCTCGGTGGCGGTGAGTGGGGGCAAGCGGcggggagaagggagaagagcggggtggggggccgCCGGGGCTCAGCCTCCGGGGCCGGGGACGGCGCGGGGCCAAGCCGCCGCTCTCCCTCCCCGCGGTTGCCCCTCGGAGCCTGCCCTTGGCTCCGAGACCTCGCCCCGCACGCCGGCATGGAGCGGGGGGGTCAGTGGGCTGCTGCAGAACCCGGGTCTCAATCCGGCGGGGCTGCGTGTGCAATGGGGGCGTAAAAacgacaccccccacccccccttttaaGGCTGCCAAAGTGTAACTTGTTCCTGAATTGCCCTTGGCAAACCAAGCCCTGTGAAACCTCTTTGTAGGGGacaaatattgtttttaaacgGTCTAAAAGGTGATTAAAGTGGGGCTAAACCGTCCCGCTTGGGAGGGGGTTTCCGCGCCTCGGTGAGGGGGAGGCGCCCTGAGGCGCGCCGTGCCCCACCCCTCAGGTGCGGGGCCTTGGTGCCCGCCAGCTACTGCgggcttgaaaaataaatacagggaGAGCCCTGAGACAAACTTCAGGCCAGTAGCACCTCTCTGCATTAGCAAATACTCTAGGAAAGGTACAACAACTTTCAGACTCGGTTTTGAAAGGCATCACTGCGTCCTCTACTTAATTGAAGCTCTTAtagctttctcttctttaattATGCATGTGACCTATGAATTTCCATATTTTCATATAAAGTGACAGCTCTGATTTCCATTGAGGCAATCTGAGTGTAAGCGTTCTACTGAATTTGTTCTTTAATGAGGAACATCAGAAGGATTTAGATATAATTGCTATTCTTTATGCCTCAGCGGTGAAGGCAGTGGCATTTTTGCATTGCAGAAGGATGTAGCACTGTATTTTCCCATCTGAAGGTTTATTGTGTGTTCACTGCCATCAGCCTTTTACTGCACAATACTTGTTTTCAGTTCAGTGGCATGGTGACAGGTATGGGTTCCGATATGTTTTGGCATGAAGTGTTCAAAATGCTTAGTGGCTGCATTTCAGCTAATAAAAACTAATTACCCATTTCAGTAGCCAACTGAGTAAACACGGAGCGTCTTCAGAACTCTGTAATCCATGCTCATCAAGCATCCATAATAGAAACATCTTCCCTGCATGGGCAATTGTTTCATGCTGTGGTAGCTCAGTATTGCTAGGTTTAGTTTCTGATCCATGCCTCATAGCTTGAACAAGAATGCCtagttttatattttgtttttgttgaagggggagaaaagggacgCATAGTTAGCTCACCCATATCTCCTGTTCTTACCAGTCTATGAATAAGTAATTGATGGGAGTTTTTGATTCTGCCCTCTCCTTCCTGTCTCTCCCTCCAAGGAACATACCCGTTAGCAGCAGCAATATAACCCTCTTCACTGTCTATTAACCCAGCAAACCAAATCTGAGGTTGACAAGCATTTTAATTTGCACATCAGTTCATTTGCTGACTTCTTTCTGGGTTGGACAACAAGAAGATGACATACAATACAGATTACAGTTTGCAAACTGGTGATAGTCAACTTTCTTCATCTAGACAGCCTAGCCAGAGAAGAATAGACAATTTAGTGTTTGAAGGTAATGTTACGCATctcttttctgtcagtttttctTTATCTATGTAATCACAGCATTTAAGAATCTTCATTATGGGCTAGGTTCCTGCTGTGCTCAGTGTCGCATCACCGAGGCTTTTTACTGTGGGCTTTGCAGGGGGTGTCCCTGGATCACAGCTAAATGATGGAggaaaatgacaaagaaaaaattattatcaGCTGTTTATGTGGGAATCTGCATCTGGAGAAGAGGGCAGTTACTGTATTGCACATCTCTAAACAGAGAAgttttaaacttattttcatCCTCCTGGAACTAAACACTAGTGAGAGGGGACAAAAAGTGTTTGAGTCATGTAATACCTTGTAGTCTCCTCCAGCCTTCAGCACAACTGTGTCAGTTACTTTTTGGGATCCTGTGCAATTTATGAGACAGGATGATTTCCCTGACTGGAGAAATGAGTACCCCTCATAGATCCTACTCTGTCTCCTGCTAAAAACAGTGTCAGAATCCATGGTTTAATTTCCACTTGTAGGTCAGCTTGAGTCAAACTGTAGGCTAGCGGCTTTTGAGAGTGGATGTGGCTGAGATCAGCGTCTGTCCTGCTGCAATTAACCAAAAACTTCTATATGTAATATTTGCTGATAAACTAAAAGCAACGTCATAGTGACATGATTCACTTTGCTAATCTCTCTAGAGATGTTTTGTTAAAttactctttattttaaaatgaaaagtccATCTAGTCTCTAGAGTaagctttcagttttgtttgttaCCTCACCAGCAGTGTGCTGTTAAAGCATGGGCACTTCTCAgtcctctttcttctttgtgcATGCAATAAGACTGGTTTGAGTTTGCGGAGAGGGAAGGGTGAAGGCAGTGATTTGTTTAAATAACAAATGCAGCAATTTCCTTATGTTAACTGGTGAAATGGTATTATCTAGCAAATATAATGAGCTAAAGTCTTTGTGTTAGACtccttttgaaattttcagaaTAACCAGGTCAAACGATAGGCATTTGGCTGAAACATTCCTGAGAAATATACTGGTTGTGTAGTCAGCAAAGGCTTCGGTTTTCGTAACTATAACTTCCTCTGGAaacttttgaaatgtttgttcATCCTGATGCTCAGTGTAGTTTACTTTGTgctaaagaagataaaaatacgTAACAGTAATACATAGTTCTAAGAGTTCAGCACATAAAATGTTTTGGGGGTCATTCTGgagaatgagaaaaggaaatagttAGAGTGGATAAGAAGAAGCCAAGAAAAATGTGAACCTTCCCTCCTTTTGGTCTTGGACTTCTCCCTGCAGCATCTTCCTCACATCTGAAGGCTCTTAGACCTTAGAGGTTAATAGtagtaactattttttttttttttaaatttgtgaatATAAATGCCTCATGAGTTTAAAAGAGCTCACAGATCCCAAAACTTAGTTGTTGCTTTAGTGGAAACATTCATCTTCAGTGTTTATGGAAGCTGGACTGTGGGTTTACCCTGTTGGGATGCTGCAGTCAAGCTCCTGTGACCTTCttgtgggaagggaggagagaggcatTGTGTGTATGTCTGCATACATTTCTAAATAACCCCGTGTTGTTTTGAGCATGCGTTAGGCAGCTGAATCGCAATGGGAAGCCTCTGAATAGGCAGGCAGGCATGTTTCTACAAGCCTTACTGTCTCCTGCTTTTTCTGACCTGAATTTCTGTTTGTTGGTAAGCTGTGTCTTGAATTCCAACCACTTCTTTGtagggctggggaggcaggcTTTGCTACTCCTCCCTGATAAGGACAATCAGTGTTCTTTTGTGTTTGGGAGAAAGGCTACTTTAAAATGAGGCTACTTTTCTGCCTCAGAAGTGCTTCACTGTTTTCAGGAAATAGTTTATGCCCTCATTTTTCACCAAATCATTCCAAGGTGACTGTAATTTAATCTGCTTCACATTTTCAGTCTATTAATGAAAATTTACATTTGTGCTAAAGTACTACGTATTGAATCAGTTAAATggtttttccagtgttttaaaGCGGCTCTGCCTTTGACAGGAAGGGTAGTATGAGCTCAGTAACTCTACGCCTGGAATTCCTATAGTTATCTAGAAATGTCAAACCAGAGGAGACTTCAGTCCTCTTGCAGTCAGAGGACTGAAGATCAGGTAAGGGGAATGTCAGTGGAAAGCTTTCAAATAATGAAGGCACTTCAAACAGCTGCCTCACTTGCACTTTCTCCTCTGTGGTAATAATTTATTGCCTTGGAGCTTCATCTTCTGTTAAACCGAACAGATAATATAGGGGAGTTACTGAAATAATGGCACAGCAGGTAGAATCTCCTCTGACTAGTAAGAGGTGCGAAACACTTTCCCACTGAAATTTTTGTGTATTCATGAGATGTGAAAAACACATCATTGAAATGAATTCCATTTAGCGTATAAGGGCAAGTGCTGCTCAGGCATATTCTCCATGAGAACATGTTTAGGAATAGGAGGGCTTGAGGACAAACAGCACCAACCCGAAAAGaatagactttttaaaatgaccAAAACTTGGACTTTGACTCTTGCTACTGAAGAGAATGATGGATTTTTTTACTAGGAAGCTTGATAAGATAAGTGCAGTTATCGTTAACTTGTTTCTATAGCAAATACTGGTTTTATGAGACTAAAACTCTGCTTTGTTGAAGCATATCGTGGAGGTCAAAGGAGTtggaatttttgtttcctggaaTGACTTTAAATCACAGTATAAAACATCAGAATGTCAGAATAATTACAGTCATGTTTGGTTCACGTGTTTTTGGATAACGTGACAAAGACAAATACAATGCTAGCATTCTTAAGGCTAAGCTTGTCTCCTAGCGAGAACGATGAATTTCAACTCCACCCTTGTTTGCACAAAGTCATTGTAACTCAATGTTTCTCATAGCTCTTGAGGTGTGGAATAAATTAACGTAGAATACGTCACTTCTAGAATATCCACCGTCTAACAGGGGTTTCTTGCCTCTCTGCACCCCAAAAGCGCAACAGTTAAACCTGAAAGTGATTTGGTTGAGTGATACAAGTGCTGTTTGTGAAAACTGTATTAATTATGGTGGTCATCTGGAAGGATCTGCAACTTGCTGTATGTGATTTACAGAAATTCAACTACCTGTTATATCAAATATTAAGCTTTGCAAATTATAAACATTatcatgatttttaaatattagaagTTTGTGAAATGAGATCATAGCAGCAGGTCAGTTAGCTTTTTGGAAATGAGACAATAATCTGTACAATTAGAAGTGATCCTGCGATATTTACATGGGAAagagcagtattttaaatgcataacCACAGCATTGTCTAACATCTGTCAGCATGCTGAGGATACACCTGTTGGATTGGATCCTCAAAGCCTGATTTATGAATCTCATGTGAACTTCGTGCTCTGTCACTTCACTTGGTCAAGGTGGTGGTGCTTTTGGTGGTGCACCTACAGAGTCGTGCTGTAGCAACACCAGTGATACTGGGAGAAAAATTCAATCCTTGCTCAGTCAAGGGACACATCATGTATATCATGTCTTGGACCTTAGCAACTCTATTGTGCCCATAGGAGAGATCTGGGGACTTTCTGGACCTAGGCCCTTTGACTGGCAGAAATGATTTCCTCATCCTTCCTCAAGTTTTCTATTGTCAGGTCAGGTGGCTCATATTCATCTTTGCTGGTTTCTGTCAGTCCCGTTTTGCAGGGGTCACGGGGCAGAGGGAGCTTGTGAGCCTTGCTCGTGACTGTGAATTCTACAAAGTGGGATGGTCAGCGCTGAAGGCTTCAGCTGTTTTTCACTGTTAAGGGCCCTCTGTGGATCTAGCTCTCAAGTCTGTATTCCAAAGAAGTCTAAATTCTAGTTATATCCTCCTGCCTCCTGGTGGAGAGAATTAAGAGTCTCTGAACAGGAGTTCGGGTAGCTTAATGAATGTGTTCAGGAGGGAGCCAGGAGAGAACCCTAGTCACAAGGTGACAGGTGGAATTTAGAACATCTGTGTGTGTTATTCAGTACCTAACTGTTGCACCATTCTTGTGTGCTCTAgcacttttcaaatatttacatttcttcttgGCGGTTAGATGATGTCAGAAATAATGCTACCTTGAAGAACATGCTTTGGACTGCATGGTGTCTGTCATGAGCAGTAGGACTGATACTGACCTTTGATTACAACTGTAACTGTAATAAAACTTCAAGGGAGGTATTGTTCCAACTGGATTTCTGAAGACTGTATGGATTGTGTGTTCTGACTGTCCGTGTATTGGTCTGCTTTGTACAGGCATATGGTTCAATGTGTCTAACAACTGTATAGTGatgttttcattaaagattTAGTCCTCTATTTTGAATATACTTACATGGGTTGGAAAGAACAAAATGAGTAATAAAAGGCGACTTGTTCATTTTGAGAaggtttttcctctctgtttttctaCAGAGGACAGCAGTGTCAAAGTACAAGTCCCTGAATGGATGTACTTCCCCGGTAGTGATCTATTCTCCTTAATCTTCCACCCATATCTTCAAAACCTAGAAATTCTTTTTCCTAACACTGGTCATAGCATCAGCAATTGTATGAGGTCACATATAActgaattaatggaaaaaaaaaaagtaataactAACATGCATGCTATTTATTAGTACAAATGACTTTTGGATTACTTTTCCACATGgttttgtgaaatgaaaattaattttggcaCGTAGCTCACCTGTCTGTTTTCTAGAGGGTACAACCcaggaggaaaggcagggaaTGAAGCATATGCCATTCTTTGGTTGTCCCCATTTTGTTGTCTGGCACTAGTACACCAATATATAAACTGCCACGTTTACAGTTGTCATTGTCATGTTACTCTCTGCCAATGTTGCTCCTGCATAGAGAAACTCCAGCAGAGGGGCAAGGCAGGCAGCTCTCACACTGTAACATGTTGGATCACTGCAACTGCTTGCTTCAGTACTGCTGAACTGGAGATCTTGGTACCAGCAACTTTAATCTGGTGAATTCAAATGGAAAGCAGCATGTTTTCCATACGCAGCCTGCTGCAGTCTTGGTGTCTGGTTTCTTGTCACTACAGAGGCTGCTCAGCCAAGGGACAATAAACTGAATTCCACTGTGTTTGGGcatcacagagctgctttcccaAAATTTGTTCAGCTATTCTTCTGTAAACCTAGGTCAGACATTCACTTCCtctctagattttttttttttgttgttttcccaaGAAGTCTTACTTGGGCAAAATATGCTAAGCACCAGAGc
This Phalacrocorax aristotelis chromosome 3, bGulAri2.1, whole genome shotgun sequence DNA region includes the following protein-coding sequences:
- the SH3BGRL2 gene encoding SH3 domain-binding glutamic acid-rich-like protein 2 — its product is MVAPGRPGRWGRGSSGHAGCRLGSLFPAKQDERRAVPRPGKTTAPVGPCAPPPPFPPLAVIACLLSARSRTRLALEGLPPRRSGVLQLTAAFGGRRGGAGRPRPPSSLSRSRAGERRPRSLRCPVPSGPVASAAHEVKMVIRVFVASSSGSVAIKKRQQDVVRFLEANRIEFEEVDITMSEEKRQWMYKNIPEDRQPAQGNPLPPQIFSDDRYCGDYDGFFESKESNTVFSFLGLKPTLASKESEP